The following coding sequences are from one Nicotiana tomentosiformis chromosome 3, ASM39032v3, whole genome shotgun sequence window:
- the LOC138907421 gene encoding uncharacterized protein, which translates to MADYNEVELVDTGTRRQFFEQDTGLVEVLRMLRQHIADMYQAWMAGKAPPPPPPSFLDATLTQAPVIVPDDPPYSPDFPAYHSLPNLPSSSIVRPPTTFPKNRPPVITTTSTITTSQQPLFRSNSEHQFKPHDTQYYPPELAHQVPNSYNHSPQNEPHVENEKFTRRKERDEISRKLKGIEHSLKNLQGMGNQINVSYNDLNMFPNTHLPTGFKMPKFNLYGGRGDPAAHLRGYCSEMRSIGGKYELLMAYFNESLSGAALEWYNRQDVGKWHVWDDMAQDCVQHFQYNIDIVLHRSSLSKMEKKPEESFREFGFRWREQPARVSLLIDDEEMVNLFLQAQDPTTSVI; encoded by the coding sequence ATGGCAGACTATAACGAAGTTGAGTTGGTTGATACTGGTACCCGAAGGCAATTTTTTGAACAGGACACTGGGTTGGTTGAAGTGTTAAGGATGTTAAGACAACACATAGCAGACATGTATCAGGCTTGGATGGCTGGAAAGGCACCACCCCCGCCACCACCTAGCTTCCTAGATGCTACCCTTACCCAAGCTCCGGTCATAGTGCCAGATGATCCACCATACTCTCCAGATTTTCCCGCTTATCACAGCTTGCCCAACCTCCCTAGTAGCTCCATCGTTCGTCCTCCAACTACCTTTCCCAAAAATAGACCTCCTGTCATAACCACTACCTCCACCATCACAACTTCTCAACAACCTCTTTTTAGGTCCAACAGTGAACACCAGTTCAAACCTCATGATACCCAATATTACCCCCCAGAGTTGGCCCACCAGGTCCCGAACTCATACAATCATAGCCCTCAGAATGAGCCTCATGTTGAAAATGAAAAGTTCACAAGGAGAAAAGAGCGAGATGAGATATCcagaaagctgaaaggtatagAACACTCCTTAAAGAACTTGCAAGGGATGGGAAATCAAATTAACGTGTCCTACAATGACCTAAATATGTTTCCTAATACGCATCTGCCCACGGGATTTAAAATGCCAAAGTTTAACTTGTATGGTGGGCGTGGAGATCCAGCAGCCCATCTGAGGGGTTATTGCAGTGAAATGAGAAGTATCGGCGGGAAATATGAGTTGTTGATGGCGTATTTCAATGAGAGTTTAAGTGGGGCAGCCTTGGAATGGTATAATCGTCAAGATGTCGGTAAGTGGCATGTATGGgatgacatggctcaagattGTGTTCAacactttcagtacaatatagacattgtcCTACACCGCTCCTCCCTATCTAAGATGGAAAAGAAACCTGAGGAAAGTTTTAGAGAGTTTGGGTTCAGATGGAgggaacaacctgctcgggtcaGTCTCCtgattgatgatgaagaaatggTTAATCTTTTCCTACAAGCTCAAGACCCAACTACTTCAGTCATTTGA